One genomic region from Rhizomicrobium palustre encodes:
- a CDS encoding tyrosine-type recombinase/integrase: MVDAFQSTPTEHEAFLFDDQMPGFGIRKMPSGVSSWIIQYRNSYGRTRRMTLGRVGVLAPDQARLLAKDKLTATAHGSDPSAERTAARKAITVTELCDQYLEAAEGRFKESTLLVDRSRIECHVKPLLGTRAVASLTALDIEKFLRDVEAGRGSRQRKKVGRGGRTTGGQGVASRTVSMLGTILQRAVRDGILPTNPVRGVKRPKDKIRKPPFSFEALARVGTALREAQASGESETAIAAIHLLALTGLRRMEALSLRWEEVDFKARCLRLSDTKTGPQIRPIGRAALDLLNSLPRYKTQPYVFPSRTEEGHFIGLPHFWDRMAKRAGVKGVTLHGLRHWFASAAAELNYSELTIAGLLGHSIKSVTARYATAPDSALLSAADRTAQSIGRLLGGSLPESNVIDLERNRTQ, translated from the coding sequence ATGGTCGACGCATTCCAGAGCACGCCGACTGAGCATGAAGCCTTCCTTTTTGATGACCAGATGCCCGGATTTGGTATCCGCAAAATGCCTTCCGGCGTCTCATCCTGGATTATCCAGTACCGCAACTCTTACGGGCGAACGCGGCGGATGACGCTGGGCCGGGTAGGCGTGCTGGCCCCCGACCAAGCTCGCCTTTTGGCGAAGGACAAACTGACAGCGACGGCGCACGGCTCAGATCCCTCCGCCGAGCGAACAGCCGCACGGAAGGCAATCACCGTGACCGAGCTGTGCGACCAGTATCTGGAAGCCGCCGAGGGCCGGTTCAAAGAGAGCACGCTCCTGGTCGATAGATCGCGCATCGAATGTCACGTCAAACCGCTCCTCGGAACACGTGCAGTTGCTAGCCTGACAGCCCTCGACATCGAGAAATTTCTTCGCGACGTGGAAGCAGGCAGAGGTTCCCGCCAGCGCAAGAAGGTTGGCCGCGGCGGCAGAACCACGGGCGGCCAAGGTGTCGCCAGCCGAACAGTGAGCATGCTCGGCACGATTCTGCAGCGCGCCGTGCGGGACGGCATTCTTCCGACAAACCCCGTTCGAGGTGTAAAGCGGCCGAAGGACAAAATCCGCAAACCGCCGTTTTCGTTTGAAGCCCTCGCGCGGGTTGGAACCGCACTTCGAGAAGCTCAAGCCTCCGGGGAAAGTGAGACTGCGATTGCCGCCATCCACCTTCTCGCGCTTACCGGTCTTCGCCGTATGGAGGCCCTCTCCCTTCGCTGGGAGGAAGTCGACTTCAAGGCGCGATGTCTTCGTCTGTCAGACACCAAAACCGGCCCTCAAATCCGCCCCATCGGCCGCGCTGCACTGGACCTACTGAATTCGCTACCGCGCTACAAAACTCAGCCCTACGTCTTCCCGAGCAGGACCGAAGAAGGACACTTCATTGGCCTCCCCCATTTCTGGGACCGCATGGCCAAGCGCGCCGGAGTCAAAGGCGTCACTCTCCACGGACTGCGCCACTGGTTCGCCAGCGCGGCGGCAGAATTGAATTACTCCGAACTCACAATCGCGGGATTGCTTGGACACAGCATCAAGAGCGTAACCGCTCGATACGCAACAGCACCAGATTCGGCGCTTCTTAGTGCAGCAGATCGAACTGCCCAGAGTATTGGCCGCCTTCTCGGGGGCTCTCTACCTGAGAGCAACGTTATCGATTTAGAGCGCAACCGTACGCAGTAA
- a CDS encoding GIY-YIG nuclease family protein: protein MNEGGRTIRLFLADGAPTGIITAEIMNWTGHVLCAPRARIVDVLRRPEANRTGVYILIGQDPDDPSQRLIYVGESDNVGVRLTQHNRDDAKAFWEFTCIITSKDANLTKAHVRYLESRLISLAVKEARARLWNGTAPDYGFLPEADIADMEYFVLQLQTLLPVLGLDYFRATPQLTGLAIDAADQSISTIAGDEALEASGRRAFGLDRPTADGGRSPQFQFGDRRGNLHARAVEIDGQMIVLKGSEAREEELPSMPSNVKTLRKQLRHAGKLVPSGKSGVLRFEEDVAFSSPSAAAQAVMGTSRNGRTDWTIEETGKTYADWQEDQILKSRAGSEQAN, encoded by the coding sequence ATGAATGAGGGCGGGAGAACAATCAGGCTATTCCTTGCAGATGGGGCGCCGACAGGAATCATCACAGCGGAAATAATGAATTGGACGGGACATGTCCTCTGTGCTCCTCGTGCTCGAATCGTGGATGTATTGCGACGTCCCGAGGCCAATCGCACTGGTGTATACATTCTGATCGGTCAAGATCCAGACGACCCCTCGCAGCGCCTCATATACGTCGGTGAGAGTGATAATGTTGGAGTGCGGCTGACGCAGCATAATCGAGATGATGCCAAAGCGTTTTGGGAGTTTACCTGCATCATTACGAGCAAAGATGCCAACCTTACAAAAGCCCACGTCCGATATCTGGAGAGCCGTCTTATAAGCTTGGCAGTGAAGGAGGCTCGCGCTCGACTTTGGAATGGCACTGCGCCCGACTACGGCTTTTTGCCAGAGGCCGACATCGCCGATATGGAGTATTTCGTGTTACAGCTTCAGACGCTGTTGCCTGTATTGGGGCTCGATTATTTCCGAGCCACTCCCCAGCTAACGGGGTTAGCCATAGATGCAGCCGATCAGTCTATATCTACTATCGCTGGTGACGAAGCTCTAGAAGCCTCAGGACGGCGCGCATTCGGTTTAGATCGGCCTACCGCTGATGGTGGGCGGAGTCCACAGTTCCAGTTCGGCGATCGTCGAGGAAACCTGCATGCTCGAGCGGTCGAGATCGACGGTCAGATGATTGTCTTAAAGGGTTCCGAGGCGCGGGAAGAGGAGCTTCCATCGATGCCTTCAAATGTGAAGACGTTGCGAAAGCAACTACGCCATGCGGGCAAGCTTGTTCCATCTGGAAAATCTGGCGTCCTTAGATTTGAGGAAGATGTGGCATTTTCCAGTCCGAGTGCTGCGGCGCAAGCTGTCATGGGGACGAGCCGTAATGGTCGAACGGACTGGACCATTGAGGAGACGGGGAAGACGTATGCCGATTGGCAGGAGGACCAAATCCTGAAGTCCCGAGCCGGGAGCGAACAGGCGAACTGA
- a CDS encoding type I restriction endonuclease subunit R, whose amino-acid sequence MNHARHSEGAFETVIETAMLTNGAVSEPAAGFDRERAIFPGAVLDFIRNTQPKEWGALEALHGDKTGEQILTDLTKWMDREGSLATLRHGFKCYGKTLRVAFFKAAHGLNPELEARYAANRVGITRQLHFSKASEKSLDVALSVNGIPIASIELKNPLTGQNVNDAMRQYRVDRDPREPIFEFKRRMLVHFAVDTDVVFMTTRLAGSATHFLPFNRGNEGGAGNPPDRDGRSYRTTYLWEETLQRDSLMDLLARFIHFQVEEKRDDEGRKVKKETLVFPRFHQLDAVRALVKQVQREGVGHNYLVEHSAGSGKSNTIGWLTHRLASLHDAKNEKVFDSVIVVTDRVVLDKQLQDTIYQFEHKHGVVQKIDESSLQLAEALESAVPIIITTLQKFPFVSRQLSKLSEKRGEVDGGVLKTRRCAVIVDEAHSSQGGETATDLKEVLGGRGLREEAAKYVAENDEEAIEELYRSMAKRGRLANLSFFAFTATPKHKTLAIFGRDGKATHRYTMRQAIEEGFILDVLKNYTTYATYFRLLKACEDDPNVERKKAARALARFIRLHPHNIAQKTEVMVEHFHAATQHKIGGRAKAMVITGSRLEAVRYKQSFDRYIREKGYAIKTLVAFSGAVADDKLEDVTYTEEGMNLGIREKELPEVFATQEYQVLLVAEKYQTGFDQPLLHTMYVDRRLAGIQAVQTLSRLNRIHPLKEDTFVLDFVNDRDEIREAFKVYFEGAEIGEEVDPARMYQIKGELDSEGVYEAGDVERFCAVYFKPKQRQSPNDHQLMNAALDPVVSRFKAMQQSSPLEAELWRGKMVAFGSLYGFLSQIIPYQDSDLERLYVFFRHLGSKLPRRDAGPSYQFDDEVRLEYYRLQKISEGSITLSEGQANRLDGPSEVGTGVLREEAVSLSRLIDVVNDRFGTDFNQADQLFFDQIVEAAISDNALRQAAAVNPGDKFELVFKNLLEALFVERMDQNEEIFARFMNDKSFQKVVTEWLSSEAYRKLRKPGL is encoded by the coding sequence ATGAACCACGCACGGCATTCGGAGGGCGCTTTCGAGACCGTCATTGAAACCGCAATGCTGACCAATGGCGCTGTGTCGGAACCCGCGGCGGGGTTTGACCGCGAGCGTGCAATTTTTCCGGGGGCTGTGCTCGATTTCATCCGTAATACGCAGCCTAAAGAATGGGGGGCACTGGAAGCTCTGCACGGTGACAAGACCGGCGAGCAAATCCTGACAGATCTCACCAAATGGATGGATCGGGAGGGCTCACTCGCCACCTTGCGCCATGGCTTCAAGTGCTATGGTAAGACCTTGCGCGTAGCCTTCTTCAAGGCGGCGCATGGGCTTAACCCCGAGCTTGAGGCGCGCTATGCGGCCAATCGCGTCGGCATCACACGACAGCTTCATTTCTCGAAGGCGTCGGAGAAGTCGCTAGATGTGGCGCTTAGCGTCAACGGCATTCCGATCGCCTCGATCGAACTCAAGAATCCGCTGACTGGGCAGAATGTGAATGATGCCATGCGCCAGTACCGGGTCGATCGAGACCCGCGAGAACCGATATTCGAATTTAAGCGCCGGATGCTTGTGCATTTTGCGGTGGATACCGACGTCGTCTTCATGACAACGCGCTTGGCCGGGAGTGCAACCCACTTTTTGCCCTTCAATCGGGGAAATGAGGGCGGAGCCGGAAACCCACCAGATCGTGACGGGCGCAGTTATCGTACTACATATTTGTGGGAAGAGACATTGCAGCGAGATAGTCTTATGGACCTTCTTGCGCGATTCATACATTTCCAAGTTGAGGAAAAGCGTGACGACGAGGGCCGTAAAGTTAAAAAGGAGACCCTGGTATTTCCCCGTTTTCATCAACTTGATGCTGTCCGCGCCCTAGTCAAGCAGGTTCAGCGTGAGGGCGTCGGGCACAATTATCTTGTTGAGCATTCAGCCGGAAGCGGAAAGAGCAATACAATCGGTTGGCTGACACATCGTTTGGCTTCGTTGCACGATGCCAAGAATGAAAAAGTTTTTGACAGCGTCATCGTGGTTACGGACCGGGTGGTGCTCGATAAGCAGCTGCAGGACACCATTTATCAGTTCGAACATAAGCATGGCGTTGTGCAAAAAATCGACGAAAGCTCGCTACAACTCGCCGAGGCGCTGGAGAGCGCTGTACCGATCATTATCACGACACTGCAGAAATTTCCGTTCGTCTCGCGTCAACTGTCTAAACTCTCTGAGAAGCGCGGAGAGGTAGATGGGGGTGTGCTGAAAACACGCCGCTGTGCCGTGATCGTCGATGAAGCGCACAGTTCTCAGGGAGGGGAAACAGCAACGGATCTTAAGGAGGTTCTTGGCGGTCGAGGGCTTCGGGAAGAAGCGGCAAAATACGTGGCCGAAAATGACGAGGAGGCTATCGAGGAGCTTTATCGCTCTATGGCTAAGCGTGGGCGGTTGGCGAACCTAAGCTTCTTTGCGTTTACAGCGACTCCCAAGCACAAGACACTCGCGATCTTCGGCCGTGATGGCAAGGCAACACATCGCTATACAATGCGCCAAGCGATTGAGGAGGGCTTCATATTAGATGTCCTCAAGAACTACACAACGTATGCGACTTATTTTCGGCTTCTTAAGGCCTGCGAGGATGATCCTAACGTTGAGCGGAAAAAAGCCGCCCGAGCCCTTGCGCGCTTCATAAGGCTACATCCCCATAATATCGCGCAGAAGACCGAAGTCATGGTTGAGCATTTCCATGCAGCAACTCAGCACAAGATAGGTGGGCGAGCCAAAGCAATGGTTATCACCGGATCTCGTCTTGAAGCGGTGCGCTATAAGCAGAGCTTCGATCGGTACATTCGGGAGAAGGGGTACGCAATAAAGACGCTAGTTGCTTTTTCAGGAGCCGTGGCCGACGACAAGCTCGAAGACGTGACCTACACCGAAGAGGGCATGAACCTCGGTATTCGGGAAAAGGAGCTGCCCGAGGTCTTTGCTACACAAGAATATCAGGTTCTACTTGTAGCCGAGAAGTACCAGACGGGCTTCGATCAGCCGCTGCTGCACACCATGTATGTTGATCGGCGACTCGCGGGTATCCAGGCCGTGCAAACGCTCTCCCGGCTCAATCGTATCCACCCGCTAAAAGAGGACACCTTCGTTCTCGACTTTGTCAATGATCGCGATGAAATTCGCGAAGCATTCAAGGTTTACTTTGAGGGGGCTGAGATCGGCGAAGAGGTGGACCCCGCTCGAATGTATCAAATCAAAGGCGAGCTTGATTCCGAAGGTGTGTATGAAGCCGGAGACGTAGAGCGCTTTTGTGCGGTCTACTTCAAACCAAAGCAGCGCCAGAGTCCAAACGATCATCAGTTGATGAACGCTGCCCTTGACCCCGTTGTTTCGCGATTTAAGGCAATGCAACAGAGCTCACCTCTTGAAGCCGAGCTGTGGCGCGGAAAAATGGTCGCGTTCGGTAGTCTCTATGGATTTTTAAGTCAGATCATTCCCTACCAAGATTCTGATCTTGAGCGTCTCTATGTATTCTTTCGCCATTTGGGATCGAAGCTGCCAAGGCGAGATGCTGGCCCGTCATATCAATTCGATGATGAGGTGAGGTTGGAATATTATCGTCTACAGAAGATCAGCGAAGGCTCCATCACTCTGAGTGAAGGCCAAGCTAATCGCCTCGATGGACCATCCGAGGTCGGAACCGGTGTTCTCCGCGAAGAGGCTGTTTCGCTATCTCGTCTGATCGACGTCGTCAATGATCGTTTCGGAACGGATTTCAATCAAGCTGACCAACTCTTCTTTGATCAAATTGTTGAGGCCGCGATTTCTGATAATGCTCTTCGGCAGGCTGCGGCAGTAAACCCTGGTGATAAGTTCGAGTTGGTATTCAAAAACCTTCTTGAGGCGCTCTTTGTCGAGCGCATGGATCAAAATGAGGAGATATTTGCTCGCTTCATGAACGATAAATCCTTTCAAAAAGTTGTTACCGAATGGCTCTCATCGGAGGCGTATCGAAAATTGCGAAAGCCGGGATTGTAA
- a CDS encoding retron system putative HNH endonuclease: MRQINKGAEPAELTAWKAQNRASPNYCYASLTATHRLAVRNALVREQRGLCAYTGRRIDVGSCHIEHLRPQTHCEIGEDVDYRNLVASVPAPNTPQLPYGAHKKGDWPTRADEHLFVSPLSGGCADRFSFRLNGEVEARSATDNAAVETIVRLGLNDDALVQLRKAAIAATLQIRGRGPASIRIADARKRLRDLEQAEQQAGTLEPYSFVLVQALERQIQRIEKIREARGQS, encoded by the coding sequence ATGCGGCAGATCAATAAAGGCGCCGAACCGGCTGAATTGACGGCGTGGAAAGCCCAAAATCGGGCATCGCCGAACTATTGCTACGCATCATTGACCGCCACACATCGTCTCGCGGTCCGAAACGCGCTTGTGAGAGAACAGAGGGGCCTTTGCGCCTATACCGGGCGGCGTATCGATGTGGGGAGCTGTCATATCGAACACCTTCGCCCTCAAACGCACTGCGAGATCGGTGAAGATGTCGACTACCGGAATTTGGTTGCCAGTGTTCCCGCTCCTAACACGCCGCAGCTGCCGTATGGCGCCCACAAGAAAGGCGATTGGCCGACACGCGCTGATGAGCATTTGTTTGTATCACCTTTATCTGGAGGCTGCGCAGACCGGTTCTCGTTCCGACTGAACGGAGAGGTTGAGGCGCGTAGTGCGACCGATAATGCCGCAGTCGAGACGATCGTGCGCCTCGGGCTGAATGACGACGCGCTCGTTCAGCTTCGAAAGGCTGCAATTGCGGCGACACTTCAGATACGGGGGCGTGGTCCCGCCTCAATTAGGATTGCAGACGCACGTAAGCGACTTCGCGACCTAGAACAGGCGGAGCAACAAGCTGGAACACTGGAACCCTACTCGTTTGTCTTGGTTCAGGCGCTCGAAAGGCAGATCCAGCGCATAGAGAAGATTCGGGAGGCTAGAGGTCAGTCATGA
- a CDS encoding AAA family ATPase, whose product MKITRLGIANLRAFEQASFDFDSGFTLLVGVNGVGKTTVLEALRVCLSRVLPKFTASRSRPVPFGLDDIQVGAPALTVDLDLKINGEAHHLLIHKQREQSVPHKGGVVREQTFATPDRETLSPEFGGRFRALKTAKEQPVAVYFATRRSLVSDEQVKTGKAGGGQAAAFADALVARPLRLAEFAQWMHAQKILSGEEPKLRMHLQALQTAARRFLPGCQELWAEVEEKPRLMITKSGVTLDARQLSDGERSLLVLVLDLARRLSQANPGLDDPVRDGAAVVLIDELDMHMHPLWQRQVMSLLTSTFPNCQFVATTHSPQIIGETHPERIILLQAEGGRITPVRCGQAYGLDTNYILEHLMGTPSRPEPARRAIADIEAALDGGELDQARTLLAKLRALIHGDDPTVVGLEATINNLEALGDAADQ is encoded by the coding sequence ATGAAGATCACACGACTCGGCATCGCCAATCTTCGTGCCTTCGAGCAGGCCTCCTTCGATTTCGATTCCGGCTTCACACTGCTGGTCGGCGTCAACGGTGTGGGCAAGACCACGGTGCTGGAGGCCTTACGCGTCTGCCTTTCGCGCGTGTTGCCAAAGTTCACCGCCAGCAGGAGCCGTCCGGTCCCTTTTGGTCTCGATGATATCCAGGTGGGAGCACCGGCGTTAACGGTCGATCTGGACCTCAAGATCAATGGCGAAGCCCACCATCTGCTGATCCATAAGCAGCGCGAGCAGAGCGTGCCGCACAAAGGCGGTGTCGTGCGAGAGCAGACATTTGCTACCCCTGACCGGGAAACCCTGTCACCGGAATTCGGCGGAAGGTTTAGAGCGCTCAAGACGGCGAAAGAGCAGCCAGTTGCTGTCTACTTCGCTACCCGCCGCTCTCTCGTTTCCGATGAACAGGTGAAGACCGGAAAAGCTGGAGGCGGGCAAGCCGCCGCATTCGCCGATGCCCTTGTCGCCCGCCCCCTTCGGCTCGCGGAATTTGCGCAGTGGATGCACGCGCAAAAAATCCTTTCAGGCGAGGAACCGAAGTTGCGGATGCATCTTCAGGCCCTTCAAACCGCAGCTCGGAGATTTCTTCCAGGCTGCCAGGAACTATGGGCGGAGGTTGAAGAAAAGCCCCGGTTGATGATTACAAAATCAGGTGTAACGCTCGATGCGCGCCAGCTTTCGGATGGCGAACGCAGCTTACTGGTCCTTGTTCTCGATCTTGCCCGGCGGCTCTCTCAGGCCAATCCTGGACTGGATGATCCAGTGCGGGACGGCGCCGCCGTCGTGCTCATCGACGAGCTTGACATGCACATGCACCCGCTCTGGCAACGGCAAGTCATGTCCTTGCTGACCAGCACATTTCCCAATTGCCAATTCGTCGCCACCACGCACTCGCCGCAGATCATCGGCGAGACGCACCCGGAACGCATTATCTTGTTACAAGCAGAAGGAGGCCGAATAACTCCAGTGCGATGCGGCCAGGCCTACGGGCTCGACACAAATTACATTCTCGAACACCTGATGGGCACGCCCTCCCGACCAGAGCCCGCAAGGAGAGCGATAGCGGACATTGAGGCTGCTCTAGATGGTGGCGAGCTCGACCAAGCCCGCACACTACTCGCTAAGTTGCGGGCGCTAATTCATGGTGACGATCCTACCGTTGTTGGCCTCGAGGCAACCATCAATAATCTTGAGGCGCTCGGTGATGCGGCAGATCAATAA
- a CDS encoding restriction endonuclease subunit S, giving the protein MIDAPWSKVTPEVWGRKKLKYVAGFVGGGTPDKSKPEFWDGDIPWVSPKDMKTNQVFDSEDHITLEGLQSSATNLVEPGAALIVVRSGILRHSIPVAVNRVRVALNQDMRAILPDDSLDVVFLAYLIMGFQTQLLSQWSKEGATVESIEYDLMASTEIPLPTLDTQKGIIAFLDRETAEIDALIVAKQRLLELLAEKRRAIVAEAVMRGLNPAVRMRPSGIDWLGDIPAHWEMKRSKWLFLERDDRSTDGSEVLLSLRMERGLVPHNDVSEKHTRPEELIGYKKTSVGQLVVNRMRAATGLIAITTQDGLVSPDYAVFRPSPDILADYYVHMFKTPLLQAVFRSESTGLGTGSQGFLRLYSENFLALWFPCPPLAEQHEIVRYISTETAKIDRLRAATEHSISLLKERRGALIAAAVTGQIDIPEAA; this is encoded by the coding sequence ATGATTGATGCCCCTTGGTCAAAGGTTACCCCTGAAGTCTGGGGACGTAAGAAGCTGAAGTATGTTGCAGGTTTTGTCGGAGGGGGAACCCCTGATAAATCGAAACCAGAATTCTGGGATGGCGATATCCCTTGGGTTTCACCTAAAGATATGAAAACTAATCAGGTCTTTGATTCAGAAGATCACATCACCCTTGAGGGGCTTCAGTCGAGTGCCACCAATTTGGTTGAGCCTGGCGCAGCATTGATCGTCGTTCGTTCGGGCATTCTAAGGCACTCAATACCTGTGGCCGTGAATCGTGTCCGAGTCGCCCTTAATCAAGATATGCGCGCGATTTTGCCTGACGATTCCCTCGATGTGGTATTTCTTGCGTATCTGATCATGGGCTTTCAAACACAATTATTGAGCCAGTGGAGCAAGGAAGGGGCAACAGTCGAGAGCATTGAGTACGACCTTATGGCTTCCACCGAAATTCCTCTGCCTACTCTTGACACTCAGAAAGGAATTATTGCGTTCCTTGACCGCGAAACTGCCGAAATAGACGCCCTGATCGTAGCCAAGCAGAGGCTGCTCGAATTGTTGGCTGAGAAGCGGCGGGCAATCGTTGCCGAGGCCGTCATGCGTGGGCTCAATCCTGCAGTCCGCATGCGCCCCTCTGGCATCGACTGGCTCGGCGACATTCCCGCGCATTGGGAAATGAAGCGGAGCAAATGGCTATTCCTGGAACGCGACGACCGCAGCACTGACGGCTCTGAGGTTTTGCTGTCACTCCGCATGGAACGCGGTTTGGTGCCGCACAACGATGTATCCGAGAAGCACACGCGCCCTGAAGAGTTAATCGGCTACAAGAAAACTTCAGTTGGGCAACTTGTTGTCAATCGAATGCGAGCCGCAACCGGCCTGATTGCGATCACGACGCAAGATGGCCTCGTCAGTCCAGACTATGCGGTGTTTCGGCCATCACCAGACATTTTGGCGGACTATTATGTTCATATGTTCAAGACGCCGCTTCTGCAGGCTGTATTCCGTTCTGAGTCGACCGGGCTTGGCACGGGTTCTCAGGGCTTCTTGAGGCTTTATTCGGAGAACTTCCTGGCGCTCTGGTTTCCGTGCCCGCCACTAGCCGAACAGCATGAGATCGTCCGCTACATCTCCACCGAAACCGCCAAGATCGACCGCCTTCGTGCCGCCACTGAGCATTCTATCTCATTGTTGAAAGAGCGCCGCGGCGCGCTGATCGCTGCTGCAGTCACTGGCCAAATCGATATCCCGGAGGCGGCATGA
- a CDS encoding type I restriction-modification system subunit M, whose translation MPSHSDLANLIWQIADLLRGPYRPPQYERVMLPLVVLRRFDCVLADTKQKVVSEFERRKGGKLTDDALDRTLNKVSGHRFHNHSALDFQRLKGDPDNLNKHLISYMKGFSANVRRIFDFFEFETEIERMHEANILYLVIKEFCDVDLHPRKVTNADMGLIFENLIRRFNELANETAGDHFTPREVITLMIDLLFIDADDLLSKPGVAMRMLDPACGTGGMLAGAQKYMREHHSDAKLYVYGQDYNKRAFATAASDMLMKEVDHNGGGENIQFGDSFLDDKFEGQFFDYFIANPPFGVDWKKQQKEIVRRHEKAQGDSPWKPGLPRVNDGSLLFLQHMLSKFEDVDVKAQKFGSRAAIVFSGSPLFTGGAGGGESEIRRWIIERDMLEAIVALPEQMFYNTGIGTYIWIVTNRKAKRRRGKIQLVDARDTWIPMRRSQGDKRRKIGEGPALEGDDRADEPDQIADIVRLYGQFQANEKSKLFDNEDFGYTRVTVERPLKLRYQMSLEDKARFLDAAPHLLDDIQAIDKALGREPQLDWNAVWSSIEKLLKKRSSRWKAPEEKLFRTVFTEKDQKGAAVKKGSGFEADADLRDFENVPLKEDIDAYFKREVQPHVPDAWMDRTKDKVGYEINFNRHFYKFTLPRNLPEIDADLKKAEEEILRLLREVTE comes from the coding sequence ATGCCTAGCCATTCTGATCTCGCCAATTTGATCTGGCAGATAGCCGATCTTCTTCGAGGCCCTTACCGCCCTCCGCAGTACGAGCGCGTCATGCTGCCGCTCGTTGTGTTGCGCCGCTTCGATTGCGTGCTGGCCGACACGAAGCAGAAGGTTGTGTCCGAATTTGAGCGTCGTAAGGGCGGAAAGCTCACCGATGATGCGCTCGACCGTACCCTTAACAAGGTTTCTGGCCATCGCTTTCATAATCACTCTGCTCTCGACTTCCAAAGGCTTAAGGGTGATCCCGATAATCTGAACAAGCACCTCATAAGTTATATGAAGGGCTTTTCGGCGAATGTTCGTCGCATTTTCGATTTCTTCGAATTCGAAACCGAAATCGAGCGAATGCATGAAGCGAACATCCTGTATCTCGTAATCAAGGAGTTCTGCGACGTCGACTTGCATCCCCGAAAAGTGACGAATGCAGATATGGGTCTCATTTTTGAGAATCTGATCCGTCGATTCAATGAACTAGCGAACGAGACGGCTGGTGATCACTTTACGCCGCGCGAAGTCATCACGCTGATGATCGATCTCCTCTTCATAGACGCTGACGATCTTCTCAGTAAGCCGGGTGTTGCCATGCGGATGCTTGATCCTGCTTGCGGCACAGGCGGAATGCTCGCTGGCGCACAAAAGTACATGCGCGAGCATCATTCCGATGCAAAGCTCTACGTCTATGGGCAGGACTATAATAAGCGTGCCTTCGCCACCGCCGCGTCTGACATGCTCATGAAAGAAGTGGATCACAACGGCGGCGGAGAAAACATTCAATTCGGCGACAGCTTTCTCGATGACAAGTTCGAAGGGCAGTTCTTCGACTACTTCATTGCCAATCCGCCTTTTGGTGTTGATTGGAAGAAGCAACAGAAGGAGATCGTCCGTCGGCACGAGAAGGCCCAAGGGGACAGTCCTTGGAAACCCGGTTTGCCCCGTGTCAACGATGGCTCGCTGCTGTTTCTCCAACATATGCTTTCAAAGTTCGAAGATGTGGACGTTAAAGCGCAGAAGTTCGGTTCGCGCGCGGCCATCGTCTTCTCCGGCTCGCCTCTGTTCACTGGAGGCGCAGGTGGCGGCGAAAGCGAAATCCGCCGCTGGATCATCGAACGCGACATGCTGGAAGCCATCGTCGCCCTGCCGGAGCAGATGTTCTACAATACTGGTATTGGCACCTATATCTGGATCGTCACCAACCGGAAGGCGAAGCGGCGCAGGGGGAAAATCCAGCTCGTCGATGCGCGTGACACGTGGATTCCTATGCGCCGCAGCCAGGGCGACAAGCGCCGCAAGATCGGCGAAGGCCCGGCGCTGGAAGGCGACGACCGGGCAGACGAGCCCGATCAGATCGCCGATATCGTCCGGCTTTATGGACAATTCCAGGCAAACGAAAAATCAAAGCTCTTTGACAATGAAGACTTCGGTTACACCCGCGTAACGGTCGAGCGTCCTCTTAAGCTGCGCTACCAGATGAGCTTAGAGGATAAGGCGCGCTTCCTCGATGCGGCGCCGCACCTCTTGGACGACATACAAGCGATCGATAAGGCGCTTGGCCGTGAGCCGCAGCTCGATTGGAACGCTGTCTGGTCCAGTATTGAGAAGCTCTTGAAGAAGCGCAGCTCGCGGTGGAAGGCTCCAGAAGAAAAGCTGTTCCGCACGGTATTTACTGAAAAGGACCAGAAGGGTGCCGCCGTGAAGAAAGGCTCGGGCTTTGAAGCCGATGCGGATTTGCGCGATTTCGAGAATGTTCCGCTGAAGGAAGACATCGACGCCTATTTCAAGCGCGAGGTGCAGCCTCATGTCCCAGATGCTTGGATGGATCGCACCAAGGATAAGGTCGGCTACGAGATCAACTTCAACCGCCACTTCTACAAATTCACGCTGCCGCGCAACTTACCCGAGATCGACGCTGACTTGAAAAAGGCGGAAGAGGAAATCCTTCGGTTGCTGCGGGAGGTAACAGAATGA
- a CDS encoding type II toxin-antitoxin system prevent-host-death family antitoxin translates to MQRISARDAKNGFGRLIDLARAEPVAIEKFGRSVVVVLSVEEYERLSQKSGVRATRAEPAMRPRSKK, encoded by the coding sequence ATGCAGCGCATATCCGCGCGGGACGCCAAAAATGGCTTCGGACGGCTAATCGACTTAGCGAGGGCTGAGCCCGTCGCTATTGAAAAGTTTGGCCGATCCGTGGTCGTCGTTCTTTCGGTTGAAGAGTATGAGCGCCTTTCCCAAAAATCTGGAGTTCGAGCGACACGGGCCGAACCCGCAATGCGCCCGAGGTCAAAGAAGTGA